The Candidatus Zixiibacteriota bacterium genome contains a region encoding:
- a CDS encoding right-handed parallel beta-helix repeat-containing protein: MRFLIAVVAVFAVVLTSCAEQYQPQFRTIFARADAPRGGDGSYRAPYADLQTAIDSARSGDKIILLPGVYQAVSAKYSEELCGNCLEPRTMVDATYGFLVKGKALAIAGEIPDSTILVTNAGYGVLFLDSRGSTLEGVTITGGMRDHDGNATDAAVVAKFSRVTIRNCNIYDNNQRDTTVVVGIGGIFGREGSELFIENNRIINGGWDGIALYRGAKAFISDNVISKGRGAGIGITWDAQATVLRNRVSEFWKGIGSFGTSRAVVRNNVVMDCLGWGIIATGTSFLEATNNLVYRNGNCGFANWGDRAEKTGPRGVFVNNIVYNNGWRAHWVCPCVGIWMLGNPNDFIVTNNCVWVDSNLISAERTTPTTEPGKPLKYAGNYAEITDLTGKFGNLSINPLFADTLTFKLSATSPLIDAGDSVLTDLDGSRSDIGIGGGNSASK; this comes from the coding sequence CTTCGCGCGCGCAGATGCTCCGCGCGGCGGCGACGGCTCCTATCGAGCGCCTTATGCGGATTTGCAGACCGCGATCGACTCGGCGCGCTCCGGCGACAAGATTATCCTCCTCCCGGGTGTCTATCAGGCAGTATCGGCGAAATATTCCGAAGAATTATGCGGCAACTGCCTCGAACCGCGCACGATGGTAGACGCAACCTACGGCTTCCTTGTCAAAGGCAAAGCGCTGGCGATCGCCGGCGAAATCCCAGATTCGACGATCCTGGTCACCAATGCCGGGTACGGTGTGCTATTTCTCGACAGCCGGGGTTCGACGCTTGAAGGCGTCACGATTACCGGCGGTATGCGCGATCATGACGGCAATGCTACCGACGCCGCCGTTGTCGCCAAGTTCTCACGCGTCACCATCCGCAACTGCAACATCTACGATAACAACCAGCGCGACACGACAGTTGTCGTGGGCATCGGCGGCATCTTCGGCCGCGAGGGCTCCGAGTTGTTTATCGAGAATAACCGCATTATCAACGGCGGCTGGGACGGCATCGCCCTCTACCGCGGCGCCAAGGCATTCATTTCAGACAATGTCATCAGCAAGGGTCGCGGTGCTGGAATCGGGATTACCTGGGATGCCCAGGCAACAGTCTTGCGCAACCGGGTGAGTGAGTTCTGGAAGGGGATTGGCTCGTTCGGGACTTCGCGGGCCGTCGTGCGCAACAACGTTGTGATGGACTGTCTTGGCTGGGGAATTATCGCGACCGGTACCTCGTTCCTGGAGGCAACCAACAATCTGGTCTACCGCAACGGCAATTGCGGTTTTGCCAACTGGGGCGATCGCGCCGAGAAAACGGGCCCGCGCGGCGTCTTCGTCAACAATATCGTGTACAACAACGGTTGGCGGGCGCACTGGGTTTGCCCTTGCGTCGGTATCTGGATGCTCGGCAATCCCAACGACTTCATTGTTACCAACAACTGCGTCTGGGTTGACTCGAACCTGATTTCCGCCGAACGGACGACGCCGACCACCGAGCCGGGCAAACCCCTGAAGTACGCGGGCAACTACGCTGAGATCACGGATCTGACGGGCAAGTTCGGCAATCTGTCAATCAATCCGCTCTTTGCCGATACCCTCACTTTCAAGCTATCGGCGACGTCGCCACTCATCGATGCCGGCGACTCAGTGCTGACCGATCTTGACGGCAGCCGCTCGGATATCGGGATTGGGGGAGGAAATTCGGCGAGTAAGTGA